The following are from one region of the Spirochaetota bacterium genome:
- a CDS encoding PAS domain S-box protein, whose product MSKKRVLIVEDEALIAADLAARLDNLGYEVSGIAVSGEVSLELSVSTKPDIVLMDITLSGKMSGIQAAEELYARRGIPVVYITAHADPDTLKSARETDPYGILMKPIRDLDLFSALETAMRRHCLETRLKESEEKYRRMVEDISDVIYEVDHEGLVTYISPAIEAILGYSTDEITGASYLGFFHDEDISRVNKDFVESLEGRSRPGEYRVVTKSGDVRWVRIFDNVVRVNGKAAGLRGVLTDITDIVDSRESLRKSEERYRILSEIAIDAASSLRLNSDGSFEREWTAGKFIQTMGYPLDRLGSFDLWLEIVHPDDIHLFKKAIPELLKGNIGTVEARIFAADGSLRWIRDTVFPYWDEKERRVVRLVSAVQDITERKVAETALEAEKARLAVTIRDIADGIITVDREGRVILFNPAAESFTGWSSGEAEGRPVDEILTMIDEQTDNPVPDPFGEMPDREKGAGSLRRASLIARNGAAKIVEYSATTLRGRFDMPGGAVLVIRDITGRVRLEDELRKAQRLESIGELAGGIAHDFNNLLTTILGNVSLAKVRSDEKMETYRYLENAERAITQARDLTRQLLTFARGGEPVREKIEIGPLIREAANVCLDGRGVLCEFDLPDDLGDVMADSGQLIQVIQNLAINAEQAMPAGGLVRFAAQRVKIGEGDAFALAPGDYIRISVEDSGVGIPRMLRERVFDPYFSTKRKGSGLGLAIVYSIVKKHGGTIVLDSEEGSGSRFSIYLPSAG is encoded by the coding sequence ATGTCAAAAAAGCGCGTACTGATAGTTGAGGACGAAGCGCTCATTGCCGCGGATCTGGCGGCCCGTCTCGATAATCTCGGATATGAGGTTTCCGGTATCGCCGTAAGCGGGGAAGTGTCGCTGGAGTTGTCCGTAAGCACGAAGCCCGATATAGTGCTGATGGATATAACCCTCTCCGGTAAAATGAGCGGCATCCAGGCGGCGGAGGAGCTGTACGCCCGGCGCGGGATTCCGGTGGTCTATATTACTGCGCATGCGGACCCCGACACGCTTAAAAGCGCCCGCGAGACGGACCCTTACGGCATCTTAATGAAACCGATACGGGACCTGGACCTGTTCTCGGCCCTCGAAACGGCGATGCGGCGGCACTGCCTCGAAACGCGCCTGAAGGAGAGCGAGGAAAAATATCGCCGGATGGTGGAGGATATCAGCGATGTCATCTACGAGGTGGACCACGAAGGACTGGTGACCTATATCAGCCCCGCTATCGAGGCGATACTCGGTTATTCAACTGATGAGATCACAGGGGCGTCTTATCTGGGCTTTTTCCATGATGAGGACATCTCCCGCGTTAACAAAGATTTCGTCGAATCATTAGAGGGAAGATCCCGCCCGGGAGAGTATCGGGTCGTCACGAAGAGCGGCGATGTCCGCTGGGTAAGGATTTTCGACAACGTGGTGCGCGTTAACGGGAAGGCTGCAGGGTTACGCGGGGTACTCACCGATATAACCGATATCGTCGACTCCAGAGAATCGCTCCGTAAATCCGAGGAGAGGTACCGAATACTTTCGGAAATTGCCATCGACGCGGCGAGCAGTCTCCGGCTCAATTCCGACGGAAGTTTCGAGAGAGAGTGGACGGCGGGTAAATTTATTCAAACTATGGGCTATCCGCTCGATCGCCTTGGTTCCTTCGATTTATGGCTCGAAATAGTTCACCCCGACGATATACACCTTTTTAAAAAAGCGATACCAGAGCTATTGAAGGGCAATATCGGGACGGTGGAAGCAAGGATTTTCGCGGCCGATGGAAGCCTGAGGTGGATCAGGGACACGGTGTTTCCCTATTGGGACGAGAAAGAGCGGCGCGTGGTGCGACTGGTCAGCGCCGTGCAGGACATCACAGAGCGCAAAGTGGCGGAAACGGCGCTTGAGGCCGAAAAAGCGAGGCTGGCGGTTACGATACGGGATATTGCCGACGGCATTATTACCGTCGACCGCGAAGGGCGCGTGATTCTTTTCAATCCGGCCGCCGAATCGTTTACCGGCTGGTCCTCGGGCGAAGCCGAGGGCAGGCCAGTTGACGAGATTCTTACAATGATCGACGAACAGACGGACAACCCCGTACCGGACCCGTTCGGAGAAATGCCGGATAGAGAAAAAGGCGCGGGCTCATTGCGCAGGGCGAGCCTCATCGCACGGAACGGCGCCGCGAAAATCGTGGAATATTCGGCGACGACCCTTCGCGGGCGTTTCGACATGCCGGGCGGGGCGGTACTGGTGATTCGCGATATTACCGGGCGCGTGAGGCTCGAGGATGAGCTGCGGAAAGCGCAGAGGCTGGAATCGATAGGCGAGCTGGCAGGCGGTATTGCCCACGATTTCAACAACCTGTTGACCACCATTCTCGGGAATGTCTCCCTTGCGAAAGTCCGGTCGGACGAAAAGATGGAAACGTACCGTTATCTCGAAAACGCCGAAAGGGCGATAACGCAGGCGCGCGATCTCACCCGCCAGCTCCTCACCTTCGCGCGCGGAGGCGAACCGGTAAGGGAAAAGATTGAAATCGGTCCGCTTATCAGGGAAGCCGCCAATGTCTGCCTGGACGGCAGGGGCGTGCTCTGCGAATTCGATTTACCCGATGATCTTGGCGACGTAATGGCCGACAGTGGTCAGTTGATTCAGGTGATACAGAACCTCGCCATCAACGCGGAACAGGCCATGCCCGCAGGCGGCCTGGTGAGGTTCGCCGCGCAGCGGGTTAAAATCGGAGAGGGGGACGCATTTGCGCTCGCCCCCGGAGATTATATAAGGATATCCGTGGAGGATTCCGGAGTAGGCATACCGAGGATGTTGCGAGAGCGCGTGTTCGATCCGTATTTTTCTACCAAGCGGAAGGGGAGCGGCCTGGGGCTTGCGATTGTGTACTCGATAGTAAAAAAACACGGCGGGACCATTGTGCTGGATTCGGAAGAGGGTTCAGGTTCGAGGTTCAGTATTTACCTGCCTTCCGCCGGTTAA
- a CDS encoding Gfo/Idh/MocA family oxidoreductase: protein MSTINVGIIGCGRIADLHYPGYKNNRDARIYAISDCDDPTTARRKKEWKAEKAYADYRDLLADPKVDAVEILTPQLLHEEMVLEAARAGKHIAIQKPMTIDLPGADRMIEASVKSGKILRVTDNYLFYPPIVLAKKMIDSGEIGDPNNMRIKFISGGSGGWAVPDSSWAWRLKESMEGRPMQTFDHGHHLWSVASFLQGKVERVTSWIDSSDGVIDSPAVIMWKCEGGARYGTCDYANASGLHIPSKYYGNDEWFEITGTRGIIMVHRCTGNVLGGPPVSFFNGKRWKHFAGVKSDYSEGFIGATKNFIAAIKGEEAPLLSGEGGREILRLDLAIQRSATRRREVYVDEMDSAFPAFYSYRRRMAEVRANPYRKKRFTFFSGGDYPGYAKRAVELTEGLMARFDERRAEGWSAVIGLRLLADGGSPEELFGLEIDNGKARLTRGTIPRDAILVVKVPAGVWAAILMGKKRIEMALIQGKLKLEGRAEEGLKLRNVFKL, encoded by the coding sequence ATGAGCACGATCAATGTCGGAATAATAGGCTGCGGTCGCATTGCGGATCTTCACTATCCCGGCTATAAAAATAACCGGGACGCGAGAATCTACGCCATATCTGACTGCGACGATCCGACAACAGCCCGGAGAAAAAAAGAGTGGAAGGCCGAAAAGGCATACGCGGACTACCGCGATCTGCTTGCCGACCCCAAGGTGGACGCCGTCGAGATCCTCACCCCGCAGCTTCTTCACGAGGAGATGGTCCTCGAAGCGGCGCGCGCAGGCAAACACATCGCCATACAGAAACCAATGACGATCGACCTGCCGGGCGCTGACCGCATGATAGAGGCATCGGTAAAATCCGGAAAGATATTGCGTGTCACCGACAACTATCTTTTTTATCCGCCGATCGTCCTTGCGAAAAAAATGATCGATTCGGGGGAAATCGGCGATCCGAACAATATGCGCATCAAGTTCATCAGCGGCGGCAGCGGCGGCTGGGCTGTACCCGACTCATCATGGGCGTGGCGCTTGAAGGAGAGCATGGAGGGAAGGCCCATGCAGACCTTCGACCACGGCCATCACCTGTGGTCCGTGGCTTCCTTTCTGCAGGGAAAGGTCGAACGGGTCACGAGCTGGATCGATTCTTCGGACGGAGTGATAGATTCGCCGGCGGTCATCATGTGGAAGTGCGAGGGAGGCGCCCGGTACGGCACCTGCGATTACGCAAACGCGTCGGGCCTTCACATCCCGTCAAAATATTATGGGAACGATGAATGGTTCGAGATCACCGGGACCCGGGGTATAATCATGGTCCACCGCTGCACGGGAAACGTGCTTGGAGGGCCGCCGGTCAGTTTCTTCAACGGGAAGCGATGGAAGCATTTTGCCGGCGTGAAGTCGGACTATAGTGAGGGATTTATCGGCGCGACAAAAAACTTCATCGCGGCGATAAAGGGGGAGGAAGCGCCGCTCCTCTCGGGCGAAGGCGGGCGCGAGATACTGCGACTCGACCTTGCGATACAGCGATCGGCCACGCGCAGGCGTGAGGTATACGTCGATGAGATGGACTCCGCGTTTCCCGCTTTTTATTCATACAGGAGGAGGATGGCCGAGGTGCGCGCGAACCCCTATCGGAAAAAACGGTTTACATTCTTTTCCGGCGGCGATTACCCGGGGTATGCCAAACGAGCGGTGGAGCTCACCGAAGGGCTGATGGCCCGGTTCGACGAGCGTCGCGCCGAAGGGTGGAGTGCCGTGATCGGGCTGCGCCTGCTCGCTGACGGCGGCTCTCCCGAAGAACTCTTCGGCCTCGAGATTGATAACGGGAAGGCGCGCCTCACGCGCGGAACGATCCCGCGCGACGCCATTCTCGTGGTAAAAGTGCCGGCGGGAGTGTGGGCGGCCATACTTATGGGGAAAAAGCGCATCGAGATGGCGCTGATACAGGGCAAACTCAAACTGGAAGGCAGGGCGGAAGAGGGATTGAAACTGAGGAACGTTTTCAAGCTGTAG
- a CDS encoding mandelate racemase/muconate lactonizing enzyme family protein, whose translation MGKTRITRIDLTALHVPFHRHVRDLMAQGAGGLGMAIPAEEEWLGGDFVLCALHDNEGRVGWGEVFVWLPETGVSPGQIIDIIRASLSRYVIGESPFNVEKIMHRMESNVARCEAAKGLLDMACYDLAARTAGVEACELMGGACTRELPLCALVPLMDTASMLGIGRMFYDEGYRSFRLKLGMNINDDIEKVRSFRETLGNDIRLRIDYNQAYSVADAVRAIRAIEPYRIDFAEQPVRAADYIGMAEVQRQVAVPVMAHEGCFSLRDFITLAELGAVRVLGVNSERPGGVTMALRAIALAWSRGMGVVIHNQPLGIASAMHLHLAAARYHSLGHAVELFGHAMLENDLIVSPIDYTGGIAKLPGGPGWGVEPDPAALEKYRTAETTTIME comes from the coding sequence ATGGGAAAAACCAGGATCACACGAATCGATCTTACCGCGCTCCATGTCCCGTTTCACCGGCACGTCCGCGATCTTATGGCGCAGGGCGCCGGTGGACTGGGCATGGCCATCCCCGCGGAAGAGGAATGGCTGGGTGGCGATTTCGTCCTCTGCGCCCTGCACGACAACGAGGGACGTGTCGGCTGGGGCGAGGTGTTCGTCTGGCTCCCCGAAACCGGCGTTTCTCCGGGCCAGATCATCGACATCATACGGGCCTCGCTGTCAAGATACGTGATCGGAGAAAGTCCCTTCAACGTTGAGAAAATCATGCACCGGATGGAATCGAACGTCGCGCGCTGCGAAGCGGCCAAAGGGCTTCTTGACATGGCCTGTTACGACCTTGCGGCGAGGACGGCCGGTGTTGAGGCATGCGAGCTTATGGGAGGCGCGTGCACGCGGGAGTTGCCGCTCTGCGCGCTTGTCCCGCTTATGGATACGGCTTCTATGCTTGGCATCGGCCGCATGTTCTACGACGAGGGCTATCGCAGTTTCCGGCTCAAGCTCGGTATGAATATCAACGACGACATCGAGAAGGTCCGCTCGTTTCGCGAGACACTCGGAAACGACATACGCCTTCGGATCGATTACAACCAGGCCTACTCCGTGGCGGACGCGGTTCGGGCCATCCGGGCCATAGAGCCGTACCGGATCGATTTCGCCGAACAGCCCGTCCGCGCCGCGGATTATATCGGCATGGCCGAGGTCCAGCGGCAGGTCGCCGTTCCCGTCATGGCGCACGAGGGATGTTTTTCGCTGAGGGATTTTATAACGCTCGCCGAGCTTGGCGCGGTGCGCGTACTGGGCGTTAATTCCGAGCGTCCCGGCGGTGTTACGATGGCGCTACGCGCTATTGCGCTCGCCTGGTCGCGCGGAATGGGCGTGGTGATCCATAACCAGCCGCTCGGCATCGCGTCGGCCATGCATCTGCACCTTGCGGCCGCGCGATATCACTCGCTCGGCCATGCGGTGGAGCTCTTCGGCCATGCAATGCTCGAAAACGACCTTATCGTATCCCCGATCGATTACACCGGCGGTATCGCTAAACTGCCCGGCGGCCCCGGCTGGGGCGTCGAACCCGACCCGGCGGCGCTCGAAAAGTACAGGACCGCGGAAACCACTACAATAATGGAGTGA
- a CDS encoding amidohydrolase family protein: MAHNDRLYFNGDIYTVDERTSTVDAVAVRDGVILATGIRAECAALLGPEPELVDLAGAAMLPGFIDSHMHPVLMIYFDMNVNLFSIHSLPELQRVLRAAAAGKAPGAWVIGLNFDEQHFENPVLPTRLDLDAACPDIPTIVVKHDGHMLIANTRAIEAGSVTSETADPPGGVIDRENDGYPAGPFREYAVALILGKIPLPGEDDFSKASAGAFGKLASYGITSAGVILQTGNEGPGGDIGAFDIPVLQALAERIPISMYGIMASPDPGSVRLMMTPPLHHNGPGPVRRIGAIKLFSDGTFASCTAFMREPFTDQPDKSGFLVISQDELYRRMEAAHLAGFQLAIHAIGDAANRACIDLYDRLLAAHPRADHRHRLEHASILDQAMIADVRRLGLVISSQPMFIHSEKLWLRKRLGAERAKWTYPFKSIMEAGVPLAGSSDTPVESADVLHAIQCCVTREGFETQECVSAAEAVRMYTINAAYAQFEENIKGSISPGKRADFVVLDKNPVRVDPDKILSIKVLKTIVGGEVIYSRT; this comes from the coding sequence ATGGCACACAATGACAGGCTCTACTTCAACGGCGACATCTACACTGTGGACGAGCGTACTTCCACGGTCGATGCGGTCGCGGTGCGCGACGGCGTCATCCTCGCTACGGGGATCCGCGCCGAGTGCGCTGCCCTCCTTGGCCCGGAACCGGAACTCGTCGATCTGGCGGGCGCGGCGATGCTTCCCGGTTTCATCGATTCCCATATGCACCCGGTCCTCATGATCTATTTCGATATGAACGTCAACCTGTTTTCGATTCATTCCCTCCCCGAGCTCCAGCGGGTTTTGCGCGCGGCGGCCGCCGGAAAGGCGCCAGGCGCCTGGGTGATCGGCCTTAACTTCGACGAGCAGCATTTCGAGAACCCGGTACTCCCGACGCGCCTCGACCTCGATGCCGCATGCCCCGACATCCCGACCATCGTCGTTAAGCACGATGGCCATATGCTCATCGCGAACACCAGGGCGATCGAGGCGGGAAGCGTTACGTCAGAGACGGCGGACCCTCCGGGCGGCGTGATCGACCGCGAGAATGACGGCTACCCGGCCGGCCCCTTTCGGGAGTACGCGGTCGCGCTCATCCTCGGGAAAATTCCTCTTCCCGGCGAAGACGATTTTTCCAAGGCATCCGCCGGCGCTTTCGGCAAACTCGCCTCGTACGGCATCACCTCGGCCGGAGTCATACTCCAGACCGGCAACGAGGGTCCCGGCGGCGATATCGGCGCATTCGACATACCGGTGCTGCAGGCGCTCGCGGAACGCATCCCAATCAGCATGTACGGAATCATGGCCTCTCCCGATCCGGGAAGCGTGCGCTTGATGATGACGCCCCCGCTTCATCACAATGGTCCCGGCCCCGTGCGCCGAATCGGCGCGATCAAGCTCTTCTCCGACGGCACCTTCGCCTCCTGCACCGCCTTCATGCGCGAGCCCTTCACAGATCAGCCCGACAAGTCAGGCTTCTTGGTTATCTCCCAGGACGAGCTCTATCGTCGGATGGAGGCGGCCCACCTGGCGGGCTTCCAACTCGCCATCCACGCAATCGGTGACGCCGCAAACCGCGCCTGCATCGACCTTTACGACCGCCTGCTGGCGGCCCACCCCCGTGCCGACCACAGGCATCGGCTCGAACATGCCTCGATCCTCGATCAGGCCATGATCGCCGATGTCAGACGCCTGGGCCTTGTCATCTCGTCCCAGCCGATGTTCATCCATTCCGAAAAGCTCTGGCTCCGCAAACGCCTGGGCGCCGAACGGGCAAAATGGACATATCCCTTTAAATCCATCATGGAAGCGGGCGTGCCGCTCGCCGGGTCCTCGGACACGCCGGTGGAGTCGGCGGACGTTCTTCACGCCATCCAGTGCTGCGTTACCCGCGAAGGATTCGAGACCCAGGAGTGCGTAAGCGCCGCGGAGGCCGTCCGCATGTATACTATAAACGCCGCATACGCACAGTTCGAGGAAAATATAAAGGGAAGCATTAGCCCGGGCAAACGGGCCGACTTCGTGGTGCTGGATAAAAATCCCGTACGCGTCGATCCTGATAAAATATTGTCGATTAAGGTGCTCAAAACGATAGTCGGCGGCGAGGTGATTTATTCGCGCACGTGA
- a CDS encoding aromatic amino acid transport family protein — protein MQQKKTLTFFEASSIVTGFGVGGGIMAVPYLASLTGLSVFFVLLVSAYLLSMLIHLMIAETLMHESSSSQLVELFSRYLFRGKGGFIFTWVFFVLIILAFYANLSAYLAGGGEIIAELTGAPVWIGHCITYAVAAGVVFFGLKAVGISEKYAVIAMLICVGVLSVATLLKPFSLDFVVKGTMNEGLALFGMIMFAFSALFSVPQAVEGLHWNRKLAPKAVILGMGINLFITLIITVMVTGISTEVTRVAMIGWGRAIGDWAFIFGNLFILLALLTSYWAISFALAVVFNERLKLGDRVSWLCATLPTLVIVLAQFTDFIGFMGIAGSAIALLVAILVVPTMRGARKYGDVKNPEWTLGFFGNTFFQVGVIIGFIITAIGSAIIPSIR, from the coding sequence ATGCAGCAGAAAAAAACGCTCACCTTTTTCGAGGCCTCTTCTATCGTTACCGGTTTCGGCGTCGGAGGCGGCATAATGGCGGTACCGTACCTGGCATCGCTCACCGGCCTTTCGGTATTTTTCGTACTCCTCGTTTCGGCCTACCTTCTGAGCATGCTGATCCATTTAATGATCGCCGAGACGCTGATGCACGAGTCGTCGTCAAGCCAGCTGGTGGAGCTGTTCAGCCGGTATCTTTTCCGCGGCAAGGGCGGATTTATCTTTACCTGGGTATTCTTTGTTCTGATAATACTCGCGTTTTATGCGAACCTGTCGGCCTATCTCGCCGGGGGCGGCGAGATCATCGCCGAACTAACCGGCGCGCCCGTCTGGATCGGACACTGCATCACCTATGCGGTCGCGGCGGGGGTTGTTTTTTTCGGCCTGAAGGCGGTCGGTATCAGCGAGAAATATGCCGTCATCGCCATGCTCATCTGCGTGGGAGTTCTATCGGTTGCGACCCTCCTGAAACCATTCTCTCTCGACTTCGTCGTGAAAGGGACGATGAATGAGGGACTCGCCCTTTTCGGGATGATCATGTTCGCATTCTCGGCGCTTTTTTCGGTGCCCCAGGCCGTCGAGGGGCTGCACTGGAACCGCAAACTGGCGCCGAAGGCCGTTATCCTCGGCATGGGCATCAACCTTTTTATCACCCTGATAATAACCGTCATGGTTACGGGAATCTCGACCGAGGTGACGCGCGTGGCGATGATAGGGTGGGGCAGGGCGATCGGGGACTGGGCGTTCATCTTCGGAAACCTGTTCATCCTGCTCGCGCTTCTCACCTCCTACTGGGCCATATCATTCGCGCTCGCAGTAGTGTTTAACGAACGGCTGAAGCTTGGAGACCGCGTGTCGTGGCTGTGCGCGACGCTTCCCACGCTTGTCATCGTGCTTGCCCAATTCACCGATTTTATCGGCTTCATGGGGATAGCGGGGTCGGCGATCGCCCTTCTTGTGGCGATACTCGTGGTGCCGACGATGCGTGGCGCGCGAAAATACGGTGATGTTAAAAATCCGGAATGGACGCTTGGGTTTTTTGGGAATACGTTCTTCCAGGTCGGGGTGATCATCGGCTTTATCATCACCGCAATCGGGTCGGCGATAATTCCGTCAATCAGGTAG
- the dinB gene encoding DNA polymerase IV: protein MSRLVLHVDMDAFFTSIEQLDNPEYRGKPVVVGADPRGGRGRGVVSAASYEARVFGIHSALPISRAYQRCPGAIFLPPRFERYQELSDIVMNVLGTFTPLVEPISIDEAFLDCTGTEGLFGKPMELGNRIKRAIRRDTGLTASVGIASNKSVAKIASDLQKPDGLTICEPGREREFLAPLPVGRLWGAGRKTERDLESMGYHRVGDISSVPLARMEKLLGKWGEHLWLLANGIDDRPVCDEYERKSYSEETTFERDVDDAAIVEHVLFGIADTLSYKLRSEGVKGRTVTLKIRLEGFETHTKSLTLPEHVNDMETIRNTAVRHFRGFDRKEKRVRLVGIRVSNLERDGEREECQLDLFEATEKNGDRDHRGKDAERVLDSMRDRFGGKVTRATLLHHRSKNE, encoded by the coding sequence ATGTCGCGCCTGGTTCTTCATGTCGACATGGACGCGTTTTTTACTTCCATCGAACAGCTTGATAATCCTGAATATCGGGGAAAGCCCGTCGTGGTGGGCGCGGATCCGCGCGGCGGACGCGGCAGGGGGGTGGTTAGCGCAGCCTCGTACGAGGCGCGCGTATTCGGAATTCACTCGGCACTGCCCATATCCCGGGCATATCAACGATGCCCGGGCGCGATATTTCTTCCACCTCGATTCGAACGATACCAGGAATTATCGGACATTGTGATGAACGTGCTGGGGACCTTCACGCCGCTCGTCGAACCGATCAGCATCGATGAGGCCTTTCTTGATTGCACGGGGACGGAGGGGTTGTTCGGCAAACCAATGGAACTGGGAAACCGCATAAAGCGGGCGATACGCCGTGACACCGGTCTCACTGCGAGCGTCGGTATCGCCTCGAACAAGTCAGTTGCGAAGATTGCCTCGGACTTGCAAAAGCCCGACGGTCTGACCATATGCGAGCCGGGGCGCGAACGAGAGTTTCTGGCCCCATTGCCGGTCGGACGGTTATGGGGGGCGGGCAGGAAAACCGAAAGGGATCTCGAGTCGATGGGATATCACAGGGTCGGCGACATTTCCTCCGTTCCGCTGGCCCGCATGGAGAAACTGCTTGGGAAATGGGGTGAGCACCTGTGGCTGCTTGCCAACGGTATCGACGACAGGCCTGTCTGCGACGAGTATGAACGTAAATCGTACAGTGAGGAAACGACGTTTGAACGCGACGTCGACGACGCGGCGATCGTGGAACACGTCCTCTTCGGGATCGCCGACACTCTGTCGTACAAGCTTCGTTCGGAAGGCGTTAAGGGAAGAACCGTCACACTTAAAATACGCCTTGAGGGTTTCGAGACGCACACGAAAAGCCTGACGCTTCCAGAACACGTCAACGATATGGAGACCATACGGAATACGGCCGTTCGGCATTTCCGCGGGTTCGACCGAAAAGAAAAACGCGTACGCCTGGTGGGGATCAGGGTGTCGAACCTCGAGCGCGATGGGGAGCGGGAAGAATGCCAGCTGGACCTCTTCGAAGCTACCGAAAAAAACGGGGACCGTGACCATCGCGGGAAAGACGCCGAACGCGTTCTCGACAGCATGAGGGACCGTTTCGGGGGGAAGGTCACGCGGGCGACGCTCCTTCATCATCGTTCGAAAAACGAGTAA
- a CDS encoding 2-isopropylmalate synthase: MKQALILLAVVSMALSGCESMQKKTGCVNGDCANGKGTFIFPDGARYEGDFVKSVQHGRGNYSWPDGMKYTGEYRYGRIDGMGTLTWPDGRKYSGSFKENVMDGKGELIQADGSKYTGDFRRGEFNGKGTIVWSDGKKYSGDFKDGTMHGTGIMSYPDGSELKGTFLNGILVEK, encoded by the coding sequence GTGAAACAAGCTTTGATTTTACTTGCGGTGGTTTCAATGGCTTTATCGGGCTGCGAGTCCATGCAGAAAAAGACCGGCTGTGTCAATGGCGATTGCGCCAACGGGAAAGGCACGTTTATTTTCCCGGATGGTGCGCGATATGAGGGCGACTTTGTCAAGAGCGTTCAGCATGGCAGGGGAAACTACAGCTGGCCCGACGGAATGAAATATACGGGAGAATACCGTTACGGCAGAATCGATGGCATGGGCACGCTTACCTGGCCGGATGGTCGTAAGTACAGCGGCTCATTCAAGGAAAACGTCATGGATGGCAAAGGAGAGCTCATACAGGCGGACGGTTCGAAATACACCGGTGATTTCAGGCGAGGCGAATTCAACGGGAAGGGAACAATCGTATGGTCCGACGGAAAAAAGTATTCCGGCGATTTTAAGGACGGCACAATGCATGGTACGGGTATCATGTCGTATCCGGACGGAAGCGAGCTAAAGGGAACTTTTCTAAACGGGATTCTGGTGGAAAAGTAA
- a CDS encoding prolyl oligopeptidase family serine peptidase — MSLPENGDNFIRGRRLWTLVLAALLLLPAAACAERPDRTFTALNAGLTTVELPASLDAALPATVPVDIFIPPPGGRWAGDVLVLPGWNFSRREWHSKTTILLLARERGLRMVFPDMLKSLYESRYYPETLMKWGPSPGGRWIREVLIPGMRKYGIFLEGGNNYLLGLSTGARGVALVSLENPGLFRAGAALSGDFDQAAMKRDRLMAAMYGPYDRFPERWTTVDNPLARISEWKMPIYLGHGKKDAVVPYGQTHMFYTVLRDAHPSLPVVLSAPENAAHDFSYWQSELEPAFSFMLSLR, encoded by the coding sequence GTGTCGTTACCCGAAAATGGCGATAACTTCATTCGCGGCCGGCGCCTATGGACGCTCGTTCTCGCCGCGCTTCTGCTTTTGCCGGCCGCCGCGTGCGCCGAAAGGCCCGACCGGACATTCACCGCGCTGAATGCCGGGCTTACGACCGTGGAGCTTCCGGCTTCGCTCGATGCGGCTCTTCCGGCGACTGTTCCTGTTGATATTTTCATACCGCCGCCGGGCGGGCGATGGGCGGGCGACGTACTGGTGCTTCCCGGATGGAATTTCTCGCGGAGGGAGTGGCATAGCAAAACCACCATCCTGCTCCTCGCGAGAGAACGCGGACTGCGCATGGTTTTCCCCGATATGCTTAAAAGCCTCTACGAGTCCCGCTATTATCCTGAAACACTCATGAAATGGGGACCAAGCCCCGGCGGCAGGTGGATACGGGAGGTTCTCATCCCCGGGATGAGAAAATACGGCATCTTCCTCGAAGGCGGCAACAATTATCTGCTCGGCCTGTCAACCGGTGCCCGCGGCGTCGCCCTTGTCAGCCTGGAGAACCCGGGGCTCTTCAGGGCCGGAGCGGCGCTCTCGGGCGACTTTGACCAGGCCGCGATGAAGCGCGACAGGCTTATGGCCGCCATGTACGGCCCGTATGATCGTTTCCCCGAACGCTGGACGACGGTCGACAATCCGTTGGCCCGTATTTCCGAATGGAAGATGCCGATCTACCTCGGCCACGGTAAAAAAGACGCCGTCGTGCCGTACGGGCAGACGCACATGTTCTATACCGTTCTAAGGGACGCACACCCGTCATTGCCCGTGGTTCTCAGCGCCCCCGAAAATGCGGCGCACGATTTCTCCTACTGGCAATCGGAGCTTGAACCCGCTTTCAGTTTTATGCTGTCACTTCGCTGA